Proteins from a genomic interval of Lycium ferocissimum isolate CSIRO_LF1 chromosome 2, AGI_CSIRO_Lferr_CH_V1, whole genome shotgun sequence:
- the LOC132037080 gene encoding WPP domain-interacting tail-anchored protein 1-like isoform X1, which translates to MDADTENNASASIEGVNANEVEAESNTIDSLEVLSSSGNVTQEIPSVGEILTRLELDLACFSEKLVNLDQLVMHVETRESDFEAFASEKEHTSNDIVEKAIEFDLLSGVLDSEVRELGGLLSTVAVEIENVRKVISSHGHVDDEAFILIEEKLHDSEKSLKQSQDNLLELRTQCTNFHGIILTSQGDQNWQDGEAADYFNSDALLTPKTKIKMQTVEQQRHILRMLEKSLARELDLEKKLTESRQVEEELEVRLQQEAFCMEEEIEDAWQRLFEGENAAEVLLGISKALLDRLQMAHFNLNGTVQRESCLQSKLQEMEEHLKAKENLLGKSESSSKELGDKVKTLEKRLEDSELQLSNYTKKSQELESEIHEMEDTIHTLKEKNSEAERRIDTAENECNILKEENVELDKELNLLKSSSSERINLLEKQLRDSELRLQHAVASGEASQEKQIMLNSTIKDMEDLIEDLKLKVSKAESLMEGAEEKCIILSESNSDLNEELTFVRGRLVCLEASLRQAEETKKATARDINFRSKLITDLILQLALERERLEKQIALLIMENKAQKKLFQQNDEVPSLSPQSDGKDTRESVLAKAEFSAVTSPNECKEKKSKFTSITKEENGSGDFLMSESKEETTDSSTRLDASRNIDARQLDLKVVLISVFLFLIAVLASVLLQYHWSQRFGE; encoded by the exons ATGGATGCTGACACAGAGAATAATGCATCTGCTTCCATTGAAGGAGTTAACGCCAATGAAGTGGAGGCAGAATCAAATACTATCGACTCTCTAGAAGTTTTGTCATCCAGTGGTAATGTCACGCAAGAAATACCAAGTGTCGGGGAGATTTTAACAAGGCTTGAACTAGACTTAGCATGTTTCTCTGAGAAACTAGTTAATTTAGATCAACTTGTGATGCATGTGGAAACAAGAGAAAGTGACTTTGAGGCTTTTGCCTCCGAGAAGGAGCACACTTCAAATGACATTGTTGAGAAGGCAATTGAGTTTGACCTCTTATCTGGGGTCCTAGATTCGGAGGTGAGGGAGCTAGGCGGTTTATTATCCACTGTTGCAGTGGAGATTGAGAATGTGCGGAAGGTCATATCTTCACATGGGCATGTGGATGATGAGGCTTTCATTTTAATAGAAGAGAAGTTACATGACAGTGAAAAATCCCTCAAGCAGTCGCAGGACAACCTTTTAGAATTAAGGACGCAATGTACCAACTTCCATGGGATTATCCTAACCTCCCAGGGGGATCAAAATT GGCAAGATGGAGAGGCAGCGGACTACTTCAACAGTGATGCTCTTTTAACTCCAAAGACAAAGATAAAAATGCAGACTGTTGAACAGCAGAGACACATTCTGCGGATGCTGGAGAAGTCTTTGGCCCGAGAGTTAGATCTTGAGAAGAAGCTTACTGAATCTAGACAGGTTGAAGAGGAATTAGAAGTCAGGTTGCAGCAAGAAGCTTTCTGCatggaggaagaaattgaagatgcTTGGCAAAGGTTGTTTGAGGGAGAGAATGCTGCCGAAGTCCTCTTAGGAATTTCAAAAGCACTACTTGATCGACTCCAGATGGCACATTTTAATCTGAACGGTACTGTTCAGAGAGAAAGCTGCTTACAATCTAAACTTCAAGAAATGGAGGAACATTTAAAAGCAAAAGAGAACTTACTAGGGAAGTCTGAAAGCAGTTCTAAAGAGCTCGGGGACAAGGTTAAAACTCTTGAAAAACGGTTGGAGGACTCTGAGTTGCAGCTGTCCAattatacaaagaaaagtcagGAGCTAGAATCCGAGATCCATGAAATGGAAGATACAATCCATACGTTGAAGGAAAAGAATTCTGAAGCAGAGAGAAGAATTGATACAGCAGAAAATGAGTGTAATatattgaaagaagaaaatgtggAACTTGACAAAGAGCTGAACCTCCTGAAAAGCAGTAGTAGTGAGAGAATAAATCTGCTTGAAAAGCAGCTGAGGGACTCTGAGCTTCGACTTCAGCATGCGGTTGCATCTGGTGAAGCTAGTCAAGAGAAGCAAATCATGTTGAATTCTACAATCAAAGACATGGAAGATTTGATTGAGGATCTAAAACTAAAGGTTTCAAAAGCAGAAAGTTTGATGGAGGGTGCTGAAGAAAAGTGCATTATCTTGTCAGAATCTAACTCAGATCTCAATGAAGAATTAACTTTTGTAAGGGGTAGGTTGGTGTGTTTGGAGGCATCGTTACGCCAAGCTGAGGAAACGAAGAAGGCAACTGCCCGAGATATTAACTTCCGGAGTAAATTGATAACAGATCTAATTTTGCAATTGGCTCTTGAAAGAGAGAGACTTGAAAAGCAG ATAGCTTTGCTGATAATGGAAAATAAGGCCCAGAAGAAGCTTTTTCAGCAAAATGATGAAGTTCCTTCGCTGTCTCCGCAAAGTGATGGAAAAGACACCAGGGAATCCGTGCTTGCCAAGGCTGAGTTTTCTGCTGTAACTTCTCCAAATGAAtgcaaggaaaaaaaatctaagTTCACATCAATAACTAAG GAGGAGAATGGTTCTGGAGACTTTTTGATGAGCGAGTCAAAAGAGGAAACTACTGATTCTTCAACCAGACTTGATGCCTCTCGGAACATAGATGCAAGGCAGCTTGATCTCAAGGTTGTCCTTATTTcagttttcttgtttttgataGCCGTACTGGCATCCGTTTTACTGCAGTATCATTGGAGCCAGCGTTTTGGTGAGTGA
- the LOC132037080 gene encoding WPP domain-interacting tail-anchored protein 1-like isoform X2, producing MDADTENNASASIEGVNANEVEAESNTIDSLEVLSSSGNVTQEIPSVGEILTRLELDLACFSEKLVNLDQLVMHVETRESDFEAFASEKEHTSNDIVEKAIEFDLLSGVLDSEVRELGGLLSTVAVEIENVRKVISSHGHVDDEAFILIEEKLHDSEKSLKQSQDNLLELRTQCTNFHGIILTSQGDQNWQDGEAADYFNSDALLTPKTKIKMQTVEQQRHILRMLEKSLARELDLEKKLTESRQVEEELEVRLQQEAFCMEEEIEDAWQRLFEGENAAEVLLGISKALLDRLQMAHFNLNGTVQRESCLQSKLQEMEEHLKAKENLLGKSESSSKELGDKVKTLEKRLEDSELQLSNYTKKSQELESEIHEMEDTIHTLKEKNSEAERRIDTAENECNILKEENVELDKELNLLKSSSSERINLLEKQLRDSELRLQHAVASGEASQEKQIMLNSTIKDMEDLIEDLKLKVSKAESLMEGAEEKCIILSESNSDLNEELTFVRGRLVCLEASLRQAEETKKATARDINFRSKLITDLILQLALERERLEKQIALLIMENKAQKKLFQQNDEVPSLSPQSDGKDTRESVLAKAEFSAVTSPNECKEKKSKFTSITKEENGSGDFLMSESKEETTDSSTRLDASRNIDARQLDLKILSALQISFR from the exons ATGGATGCTGACACAGAGAATAATGCATCTGCTTCCATTGAAGGAGTTAACGCCAATGAAGTGGAGGCAGAATCAAATACTATCGACTCTCTAGAAGTTTTGTCATCCAGTGGTAATGTCACGCAAGAAATACCAAGTGTCGGGGAGATTTTAACAAGGCTTGAACTAGACTTAGCATGTTTCTCTGAGAAACTAGTTAATTTAGATCAACTTGTGATGCATGTGGAAACAAGAGAAAGTGACTTTGAGGCTTTTGCCTCCGAGAAGGAGCACACTTCAAATGACATTGTTGAGAAGGCAATTGAGTTTGACCTCTTATCTGGGGTCCTAGATTCGGAGGTGAGGGAGCTAGGCGGTTTATTATCCACTGTTGCAGTGGAGATTGAGAATGTGCGGAAGGTCATATCTTCACATGGGCATGTGGATGATGAGGCTTTCATTTTAATAGAAGAGAAGTTACATGACAGTGAAAAATCCCTCAAGCAGTCGCAGGACAACCTTTTAGAATTAAGGACGCAATGTACCAACTTCCATGGGATTATCCTAACCTCCCAGGGGGATCAAAATT GGCAAGATGGAGAGGCAGCGGACTACTTCAACAGTGATGCTCTTTTAACTCCAAAGACAAAGATAAAAATGCAGACTGTTGAACAGCAGAGACACATTCTGCGGATGCTGGAGAAGTCTTTGGCCCGAGAGTTAGATCTTGAGAAGAAGCTTACTGAATCTAGACAGGTTGAAGAGGAATTAGAAGTCAGGTTGCAGCAAGAAGCTTTCTGCatggaggaagaaattgaagatgcTTGGCAAAGGTTGTTTGAGGGAGAGAATGCTGCCGAAGTCCTCTTAGGAATTTCAAAAGCACTACTTGATCGACTCCAGATGGCACATTTTAATCTGAACGGTACTGTTCAGAGAGAAAGCTGCTTACAATCTAAACTTCAAGAAATGGAGGAACATTTAAAAGCAAAAGAGAACTTACTAGGGAAGTCTGAAAGCAGTTCTAAAGAGCTCGGGGACAAGGTTAAAACTCTTGAAAAACGGTTGGAGGACTCTGAGTTGCAGCTGTCCAattatacaaagaaaagtcagGAGCTAGAATCCGAGATCCATGAAATGGAAGATACAATCCATACGTTGAAGGAAAAGAATTCTGAAGCAGAGAGAAGAATTGATACAGCAGAAAATGAGTGTAATatattgaaagaagaaaatgtggAACTTGACAAAGAGCTGAACCTCCTGAAAAGCAGTAGTAGTGAGAGAATAAATCTGCTTGAAAAGCAGCTGAGGGACTCTGAGCTTCGACTTCAGCATGCGGTTGCATCTGGTGAAGCTAGTCAAGAGAAGCAAATCATGTTGAATTCTACAATCAAAGACATGGAAGATTTGATTGAGGATCTAAAACTAAAGGTTTCAAAAGCAGAAAGTTTGATGGAGGGTGCTGAAGAAAAGTGCATTATCTTGTCAGAATCTAACTCAGATCTCAATGAAGAATTAACTTTTGTAAGGGGTAGGTTGGTGTGTTTGGAGGCATCGTTACGCCAAGCTGAGGAAACGAAGAAGGCAACTGCCCGAGATATTAACTTCCGGAGTAAATTGATAACAGATCTAATTTTGCAATTGGCTCTTGAAAGAGAGAGACTTGAAAAGCAG ATAGCTTTGCTGATAATGGAAAATAAGGCCCAGAAGAAGCTTTTTCAGCAAAATGATGAAGTTCCTTCGCTGTCTCCGCAAAGTGATGGAAAAGACACCAGGGAATCCGTGCTTGCCAAGGCTGAGTTTTCTGCTGTAACTTCTCCAAATGAAtgcaaggaaaaaaaatctaagTTCACATCAATAACTAAG GAGGAGAATGGTTCTGGAGACTTTTTGATGAGCGAGTCAAAAGAGGAAACTACTGATTCTTCAACCAGACTTGATGCCTCTCGGAACATAGATGCAAGGCAGCTTGATCTCAAG ATTTTGTCCGCTTTACAAATTAGCTTTCGGTAG
- the LOC132037099 gene encoding E3 ubiquitin-protein ligase CIP8-like: MAEVSTIHRFHIPTITYDDDDEEYPHSFAFDFDSLTDNFNFSPNSAPGSLDSDSGHSGLLADPNSFIVDEDQMNFVTDMFVTEDRVFTEDFGSDFDGLDSGDGLRVVGVGPDSGDIDDQNDDLGVNGFWNCLRIDDDEQRDLNDDFEWEEVNERGEERDYLSSVIDGIEEISVSSDNSNSDSIDEPVRNLEWEVLLAVNSIERSLEFDGNDDEIDHDALIGQFLENEGTLKGSPPTAKNVIENLPLVELKDKENNTACAVCKDEILVVEKVTELPCSHYYHLDCILPWLNIRNTCPVCRYELPTDDTDYERRKIGRRNGARAEVGNDFQVRYNFEIVP; encoded by the coding sequence aTGGCAGAAGTTTCTACAATCCACCGTTTCCATATCCCAACAATcacttatgatgatgatgatgaagagtaCCCACATTCATTTGCTTTCGATTTTGATTCCCTTACTGATAATTTCAATTTTAGCCCCAATTCTGCACCCGGATCCCTAGATTCAGATTCGGGTCATTCGGGTTTGCTTGCAGACCCGAATTCCTTTATCGTTGATGAAGACCAAATGAATTTCGTTACAGATATGTTCGTTACAGAGGATAGGGTTTTCACTGAGGATTTTGGATCTGATTTTGATGGGCTTGATTCGGGTGATGGGCTTCGGGTTGTGGGTGTCGGGCCGGATTCTGGGGATATTGATGATCAAAATGATGACTTGGGTGTTAATGGTTTTTGGAATTGTCTAAGGATTGATGATGATGAACAGAGGGATTTGAATGATGATTTCGAGTGGGAAGAAGTTAATGAAAGGGGTGAAGAGAGAGATTATTTGAGTTCTGTAATTGATGGTATTGAAGAAATATCAGTTTCTTCAGATAACTCGAATTCGGATTCAATTGATGAGCCAGTGAGGAATTTAGAATGGGAAGTTTTGTTGGCGGTTAATAGTATCGAAAGGAGCCTCGAATTCGATGGAAATGATGATGAGATTGATCATGATGCATTGATTGGgcaatttcttgaaaatgaagGGACTTTAAAGGGTAGTCCACCAACAGCTAAAAATGTTATTGAAAATCTTCCTTTAGTGGAATTAAAGGACAAAGAAAACAACACGGCGTGTGCCGTTTGTAAAGATGAGATTTTGGTTGTGGAGAAGGTGACTGAGCTTCCTTGTTCTCATTATTACCATTTGGACTGTATTTTACCTTGGTTAAATATACGCAATACATGCCCTGTTTGTCGCTATGAGTTACCTACGGATGATACTGATTATGAAAGGAGGAAAATTGGAAGGCGTAATGGTGCTAGAGCTGAAGTTGGTAATGATTTT